The genomic interval GAATTTTGTACtaagaatacttttttttttaaagatactcacttttctttgtctaacTGAGACTTATCATAAACCTTcgaatatatttttacacatcacTTCCATTGAAAGCTTTAGGAAGAGATTTCTTAGTGGCCAATgtgtatgaacaggaggaatgattacagccaGCGAAACCTGTTTCAACGCACATATGGGCACCTGATGACTGTTATAAGACAGACAGTTTTAAACCTGTGAACATATCCTTTAATTCGATCACTGACTTCGGCCCCACAGATGCAGGAATGCCTGCTTGTCATTCAACACATGGGGAGATCTGGCTCAGGCTGAACTTTGAAGTGTGGATGAGAGCTGAAACTACAAACTCTCAGGGACTGTTTGCAAACAATACGTGCAAGTTGACACTAATCAATTCAAAGCCACATATTTTCCTATTACTGAAACTATGCaaatgacgtttttttttttaaaccactgaAAGGACTGAACAGACAGTAGGAACGATCTCACTTGTGCCTCAGAGAAATGCGTCACCTAACGCTTTGTTTTTATCGATGATGTTTTCATGAACTCttaatgcattttctttctcatggTCTCATGACATTTTTACGCATAAACAACCTTTTGGCGCACATACCCGGTACAAAATGTGACTGGTTTAATGTTTCCAATACTCACCACTAAAGGTATGGAGCAGATGAGAACCACAGCGGAGGTCGCTATAAGCAGGATCACCATCTGGATCTCTGCGCCAGCTAATCGTCCGAAACTCCGTCTGCGCCTGAGCTCCGCGATGCGCCGCTGGTCTGTGCCCAGAGACGTGCGACGGATGAACCGCTTATGCATCAGGATCAGAGCCCCGCACACCATCACGTTGCATATGACAGTGGCCAGCACGATGACTGAGTTCACACCTGCGTACATCAAATTAAAAGCCGCCACTGTTGTGTTATTGTTCTGCCAGTCTATGAAACACCAGGTCCCCGGGTTCTGGCGCTTCACCTGGCCGATCCCCATGGCGGGCAGCGCGCAAAACACGACGTTGGAAAAGTAAATGCCCAAAAGAGTCAGCGCGGCGAGTTTCTGGTTGACGTACTCGTTGTAGAAATATGCGTGGTTTATTGCCATGTATCTCTCCACTGACATTGCGAACACAATGCTGAGCTggaccaagaagaagaagaggaggatgaagccGGAGTACTGGCACAGCGGCTCACCTCCTGGCCAGGTGCCTTTCATGTAGGTGGCTATGGTGACGGGGCTGGCCAGCAGGGTGCCCAGGAGGTCTGTCACTGCCAGGCCACATACAAGTGTATAAAAAGTGGTCTCCTTTTGTTCTTTCCGTGATATTCGCAGAACCACGATGGCAATGACATTTCCCACCACCCCGAAAATGAACATAATCACCGGGATGGTGGGCGGTTGAAATCTCCCCGTTGCTGCCGTGGAGTTCATACCTGCAGGGACttctttcactgtttcactCTAAGCAAAGGTTCCCCTCTCAATTCCGAAGTAGTGACACTTTCCATTAATGCGCGTTCTCCAGGCTCTCCAACAAGAAGCAAATCCATCTTTTAcgcacagaaacaaaactccaTAATCCGGCAGTTTCTTGGTGAAAACACCAGAAATCCCCAGGATAAATATGTTTACTCTAGTGGTTTTGGTTTGCAAGCGATGCTCCGATACTGCGAGCTGCGCTTCACGTTGCTGTCACACTCCCAACTGACAGGGAAGTTTCTTTCTGGGGCCACTGAAGGCAGCTCCTCCTCTGCGTTCCATTAAACCAGTGAGCTGTCTGAGACACAGTGTACAGCAAAGCACCAGGTTTCACTTCTTTATTGTCACTGAATTCCCCCATACGTTGTGCGCAGACCCGGCGATGTGGATCTATCACCATCCTCGTCATCACTAACACAAAGCATATGACCATATCACCTAAATTATGATGCATTTGTTTCCTGCAAAAATCACCTCATTATCATGTTTCATTTATAGTTTAATAGAGTCCTAGCCCCTTATTTTCTCAATAATATTCCAGCCTGTTTTCTGAAGTTTAATTTTTCTTATAGTGCAACAACACTCCTGAACATGTTAGTGCAGGAAAAACTCACTAGTTTTCGGAAAATAAGGTTTGTGGGACCCAATTGTAGCCAGAATTGGCCCAACAGTAGATAAggtagttaaaattagctcaacCTCGACCACTTACAACCATAAATCGCAGGTTACACACTGGTGCATCAGTACTTTTTAGGTAAATGATGCAGATTTCTTTCACCACCATGAAACACAAAGTGGAACAGGAACACAGAGACCCCAGCTTGTACAACATCACCCACTTAATATAATGTGATTCTCACTTTAAGCTTGAGAGTGAACAAAAACTCTGTCTGGAGAGCATACCGAGGAAACAGAGGACTGCAGATGAGTTGGACctctctttaaaaatgtgtccaaTCAGCAACAAAGTGAGATGGTAGTGATTCATCGTGAGTTGGCCAACAACGAGTATTTATTGTAATCACTTTCAAACAGACCATCGTAGATATAGCCTTCAAACTGACACAGACTACATCATTCTGAGATATTCCTTATGGTGGAACATAAAGTGCACTTATTCAAGTGCAGTTTTGAGGTATTTTACCAGAGTATTTCCTTTTACTTCTACTCtgcttcatttatttgacagctatagatACTAGTTACTGTGCAGCAGTGGTGAAGGAAGTTTTCAGATACTTAACTTTACTTAATAAGTCCTACATAAGTTTTACTTAGGCAgaagtacagaaa from Enoplosus armatus isolate fEnoArm2 chromosome 18, fEnoArm2.hap1, whole genome shotgun sequence carries:
- the ptger4b gene encoding prostaglandin E receptor 4 (subtype EP4) b, which translates into the protein MNSTAATGRFQPPTIPVIMFIFGVVGNVIAIVVLRISRKEQKETTFYTLVCGLAVTDLLGTLLASPVTIATYMKGTWPGGEPLCQYSGFILLFFFLVQLSIVFAMSVERYMAINHAYFYNEYVNQKLAALTLLGIYFSNVVFCALPAMGIGQVKRQNPGTWCFIDWQNNNTTVAAFNLMYAGVNSVIVLATVICNVMVCGALILMHKRFIRRTSLGTDQRRIAELRRRRSFGRLAGAEIQMVILLIATSAVVLICSIPLVLRIFVNQLYRNQKEEPLGLNKDLLAIRMASVNPILDPWIYILLRKTVVLKLMEKIKCLFCKMGGRGRRNGGQFRCADGHLSSSIVSRDSPSLVSRELREMVSTSQTFLYPSEGNTGRLGSFQAGAQGGSRPPAVQTLQEVEGPQRGLSQSDLEDTEPGRLMKEPPMCPKDPALHVTFTGETANVQEKCI